The following proteins are co-located in the Nerophis lumbriciformis linkage group LG22, RoL_Nlum_v2.1, whole genome shotgun sequence genome:
- the LOC133615555 gene encoding cdc42 effector protein 4-like, whose translation MPILKQLVSGSSHKTRRSRTDLTREMISAPLGDFRHTMHVGRSGDAFGDTSFLSTRSGEPPAESTSFPSSPRPGLLSRTFRSSKRSQSVTRVDQHPLVVSGGSPTYVKNAMSLPFLNDEDRGDGMVAKSLSSSPLKQLAECDGAAANHFLEVEERRFGEATDLPESCRPSLCGMKHAESVMSFHVDLGPSMLGDILGVMEKEDDDLGYEEGKSSEGRASPPLSNHEEEDRRKTDEKEATRRTSPHPEKEICGVYTPETRPKHLQHLDSCSVSSSGSAALDERAHVYAADTDSATFSAPPEEESNFSSFLDDEDDEIRL comes from the coding sequence ATGCCCATCCTAAAGCAGCTGGTGTCCGGCTCCTCCCACAAGACCCGGCGTTCCCGCACCGACCTGACCAGGGAGATGATCAGCGCCCCGCTCGGCGACTTCCGCCACACCATGCACGTCGGCCGCAGCGGCGACGCCTTCGGCGACACCTCCTTCCTCAGCACGCGCTCGGGAGAACCCCCGGCGGAGTCCACCTCCTTCCCCAGCTCCCCCCGGCCGGGCCTGCTGTCGCGCACCTTCAGGAGCAGCAAGCGCTCCCAGTCGGTGACCCGTGTGGACCAGCACCCCCTGGTGGTCTCGGGCGGGTCGCCCACTTACGTGAAGAACGCCATGTCGCTGCCTTTTCTCAACGACGAGGACCGAGGAGATGGCATGGTGGCCAAGAGTCTGTCCTCCAGTCCTTTGAAGCAGCTGGCGGAATGCGACGGCGCCGCCGCCAATCACTTCCTGGAGGTGGAGGAGCGAAGATTCGGGGAGGCGACGGATCTACCCGAGAGCTGCCGCCCCTCTTTATGCGGAATGAAGCACGCGGAGTCGGTCATGTCCTTCCACGTGGACCTGGGGCCGTCCATGCTGGGGGACATCCTGGGCGTGATGGAGAAGGAGGACGACGACCTCGGCTACGAGGAAGGCAAGAGCAGCGAAGGCCGCGCCTCGCCGCCTCTCAGCAACCACGAGGAAGAAGACCGCCGGAAAACGGACGAAAAGGAAGCAACTCGGAGAACCTCCCCGCATCCGGAAAAAGAGATCTGCGGAGTATACACCCCCGAGACCCGGCCCAAGCACCTGCAGCACCTGGACAGCTGTTCCGTGTCCAGCTCGGGCTCGGCGGCGCTGGACGAGCGAGCCCACGTGTACGCCGCCGACACGGACAGCGCCACCTTCAGCGCTCCGCCGGAAGAGGAGAGCAACTTCTCGTCCTTCTTAGACGACGAAGACGACGAGATCCGCCTGTGA